TTTGGAGAAAGTATGAGCGAACACGTCGTCATTCTCGGCGGCGGCACCGGCGGTTCGGTGCTGGCCAACGACCTCGCGGAGCGGCTCGAACCGGAACTGGAGGCCGACGAGGTCCGGGTGACGATGCTCAACGACGGGCCCGATCACGTCTACAAGCCAGTGTGGCTCTACGTCCCCTTCGGGTTGCGCGAACCCGAAGACGGCCGCCGGCCGCTCGCCGACCTCGTCGACGACCGGGTCGACGTCCGGGAGGCGCGCGTGACCGAAATCGACACCGACGCGGAGGCGTTGAGGTGTCGGGACAGCCACCGCCCGGTCGAGTACGACCACCTCGTGATCGCGACGGGGTCGACGCTCGCGCCCGGGGAGGTCCCCGGCCTCGAGGCGGGCGGGCACAACTACTACAGCGAATCGGGCGCGGAAGCGCTCCGCGATGCGCTTTTGTCATTCGAGTCGGGGCATCTGGTTCTCTCGGTCGTGGGATCGCCGCACATGTGCCCGGCCGCGCCGCTGGAGTTCGCGTTCATGGCCGACGATTGGTTCCGGACACGCGGGCTTCGGGAGGACGTCGACATCACCTACACCTATCCGGTCGGGCGCACCCACGGCAACCCACACATCGCCGAGTGGGCCACACCGCTGTTCGAGGAGCGCGGAATCGGCGTCGAGACGTCGTTCAACGCCGAGTCGGTGGACCCGGAAGCGGGGACGATCACCTCGATGGAGGGGACCGAGTTGGAGTACGACCTCCTCGTGTCGATCCCGCCGCACCGCGGCGTCGACGTCGTCGCCGAGACCGACCTCGGCGAGCGAGGCTGGGTCGACGTCGACAAACACACCCTCGAAGCCGAGGCGGCCGAGGACGTCTACGCCCTCGGCGACGCGGCCACGACCGGCGTGCCGAAGGCCGGCAGCGTCGCCCACTACCAGGCGGGCGTCCTCGCACAGCGGCTCGCCAGCCGGATCCGGGGGCGCCCCGCGACGGCGACGTACGACGGCAAGACGCTGTGTTTCATCGAGACCGGGATGGACGCGGCGTCGTTCGTCGAGTTCGACTACGAGACCCCGCCGTCGCCCGCGCCGCCCTCGGAGAAGCTCCACTGGTCGAAGCTGGCGTACAACGAGTCCTACTGGCTGACCGCACGGGGGCTGCTCTGAGATGGCCGAGAACGAGACGGCGGGCGACCCCGCCGACGTCGAGGCTACCGACGCGACGGCGGATCGGGAAACGGACGCGACGGCGGCCCTCGAGGCGGCGATCGAGGAAAACCCCGAGGCCGTCGCCGAGTTCGTCCGCCGGCTGGACGCGGTCAACGAGTTGCTCGACGTGCTCTCCCTCGGCGAGGACGCGCTGACAGACGAGATGATCCGGGAGGTCGCCGGGACGACCGCGACGCTCGCCGAATCCGCCGACGGGCTCGCGACAGAGGGGACGGTCGGGCTGGCCGAAACCGTCGGCGAGAACGGCGCGGAACTCGAGGCCGCCCTCGAGTCGGTACTCGAGCTTCAGCGGACCGGCGTCCTCGACGAACTCGTCGAACTCGGCGGCGTCGCGTCGCTTCTGAGTTCGGCGCTCGACGACGAGATGGTCGCCTCGCTGGCGTCGACGGGGTCGTCGCTGGGCGAGATCGCCGACACCGCGGCCGAGGCGGACGCCCGCGACGGGATCGAGACGACGCTGGAGGGCCTCGCCGCGGCCGAGTCGGAGCCGCCCGAGCGGGTCGGCCCGGTCGGGGTGGTTCGGGCCGCGCGGGACCCGGAGGTCCAGTACGGCCTCGGCTACGTCCTCGCGATCGCCCGCGCGATCGGTCGCTCGCGGTCGACGGATGACGGGCCGCCGTAGGCTCGCTCGAAGCCGGCGTGCCGGTGGCGGTCGGAGGTCCTGGAGGTGGACCGACGGAACGGCCGGAACGCCGGGGATCCCCGGCCGCCGGCGTCCAGACATACTTATCATCCCATGCGCCCATAGTGGCCGATAGCCAGTGATCCGATGACCGACGCCAGCGAGTCGATACGGGTGCTCCACGTCGACGACGAGCCGGGGTTCGCCGCCGTCGCCGCCGATTGCCTCCAGCGCGAGTCCGGGCGGCTGGCCGTCGAGACCGCAGAGGGGACCGACGAGGGAATCACGCACCTGCGCGATCACCGGGTCGACTGCATCGTCTCGGATTACGACATGCCCGGCGAGGACGGCATCGAGTTCCTCGAGCGAGTCCGGGGGGTCGATCCCGATCTCCCGTTCGTTCTCTTTACCGGCAAGGGCAGCGAGGAGATCGCCAGCGACGCCATCTCGGCCGGGGTGACCGAGTACCTCCAGAAGGAGACCGGAACCGGCCAGTACGCCGTCCTCGCGAACCGGATCGAAAACGCCGTCGAGCAGTACCGAACGAAACACGAGATCGAGGCCAGTCAAAAACGGCTCTCGCTTTTCATCGAGCAGTCGCCGCTCGGGGTGTTGGAGTACAACGAGGACTTCGAGATCGTCCGCCTGAACGAGCGCGGCGAGGAGATCCTCGGCTACGCTGAGGCGGAACTCCAGGGGCACACGTGGCAAAAGCTCGTCACCGAGGACAGCCACGAGGACGTCGCGGCGATCGCCGACGAGCTCGCCAACGCCGAAGGGGGGTATCACAGCGTCGACGAGAACGTCCGCAAGGACGGCGAAACGATCGTGTGTGAGTGGCACAACCGCGTCGTCACCGACGACGACGGCGAGGTCGTCGCGGTCTTCTCGCAGTTTCAGGACGTCACCGACCGCCGGAACCGCGAGGAACGGCTCCGGCGGACGACCGCCCGCCTCGAGGCGCTGTTCGAGAACTCCCCGGACGGGATCAACGTCCACGACGCCGAGGGGACGATCGTCGACGTGAACCCACAGCTGTGCGAGCAGACGGGCTACGGCGAGTCGGAGCTGGTCGGCATGAAGGTCTGGGACGTCGACGCGAGGGCCGACCCCGAGGGGGCCACCGGGGTCTGGGCGGGGATGTCAGTCGGCGACCGCCACGAGACCGAGACGCGATACCGCCGGGCCGACGGAACGACGTTCCCGGTCGAAGTGCACGTCAGACGGCTCAGCATCGACGGCGAGGAGCGCTTCGTCGCGATCAGCCGCGACATCACCGAGCGCCGGCAGCGCGAGGCCGAGCGCGAACGGGTCGAGACGAGTCGCCGGGAGATACACCGCATCACGGCGTCGGCCGACGTCGACGCCGACGCGAGGATCGAGCGGCTACTCGACGTCGGCCGTGACACCCTCGGCGTGGCGAACGCCCACGTCGCGGAGGTCGACTGCGACGCGAACCGCCACGAGGTCACGGTGGCGTCGGGGTCGGGGCTTGCCGAGGCCGGAGCCGAGCGCGCGCTCTCGGAGACGTTCTGTGCGGCGACAGTCGAGACCGAGGGCGTACTCGATGTCTCAGCGACGGAACTACCGGACGACAGCGACCACAGGAGTGGTCTCGAGCAGTGGGGGATCGGCTACTACGTCGGCGCGAAACTCGTCGTCGACGGCGAACTCTTCGGGACGGTGTGTTTCGTCGACCGCGACCCCCACGAGCGGTCGCTGACGGAGGACGAACGGGCGCTCGTCGAGCTCCTCGCCCAGTGTGTGAGCCACGTCATCGAGCGCGCGGCCGACCGCCGGGAGCGGGACGCGATCCTCGATCGGGTGACCGACGCGGTGGTGGCGGTCGACGACGGGTGGTACGTTCAGTACGCCAACGAGCGCGGCTGGGCGTTCCTCCGGGGGGCCGGCGACGCGGGCGAGGAGGCCGGCGGCGGGGCGGAGCACGGCAACGGGACCGGCGACGAGGTTCGTGGCGTCTGTCTCTGGGAGGCGCTGCCGGAAGCCGCCGGAACGGGCTTTCGGGCGGCGTGTCTCGACGCCATGTCCGAACAGCGCCCGGCCTCGTTTCGGGGGTACTACCCGCCCAGGGAGCGCTGGCTCGACGTCCGGGCGTACCCCTCCGAGACGGGCGTATCGGTGTACATCCGAGACGAGACGACCGAGCGCCGACGCGAAGAGCAGATCGTCGAGCGCCAGCGGACCATCCGGGAGATTTACGAGGCGATCTCCGACGCCGACACACCGTTCGAACGGACGGTCGAGCATCTGATCGACATCGGCCGCCGCGTCGTCGGCACGGAGTACGGCTCGCTCTCGCGGGTCGAGGGCGAGGAGTACATTTTCGAGGTCGTCAGGGGTGGGAACGAGGACGGACACGAAGACGAGGACGGGAACGAGGACGGACACGAAGACGAGGACGGGAACGAGGACGGACACGAAGACGAGGACGGGAACGAGGACGGACACGAAGACGAGGACGGGAACGGAGACGGACACGAAGACGAGGACGGGAACGAGGACGGGGACGGGGGCATAGAACCCGGCGGGGTCGTCGACCTCGGCGCGACGAACTGCGAGCGGACGGTTCGGAACCGACGCTCGGTCGTGTTGGCCGACATCGCCGCGGACGCGCCCGAACTCACCGACCGGGCCGGCTACACGGAGTGGGGCGTCTCCTGTTATATCGGGACGCCGGTCATCGTCGAGGACTCGGTGTACGGCACGTTCTGTTTTTACGACACCGAGCGGCGCGAGGAGCCGTTCTCGGAGTGGGAGGTCGCGGTCGTCGACCTGATGGGCAAGTGGATCGGGTACGAACTCCGCCGCCGGCGCACCGAGACCCGCCTCCGCCGACAGAACGAACGCCTCGAGGAGTTCGCGAGCGTCGTCAGCCACGACCTCCGGAACCCCCTGGGCGTGGCCGCGGGCAACCTCGAGTTGGCTCGCGAGGAGTGCAACAGCGACCGCCTCGACGCGGTCGGCGACGCGATCGACCGCATGGAGACGCTGATCGAGAACCTGCTCGCGCTCGCTCGGGAGGGCGAGGCGGTCTCCGAGCGCGAGCCCGTCGACCTCGCGGCAGCCGCGAGGCGACACTGGAAGCGCGTCGAGACGGCGGACGCGAGACTGGTCGTCGACGTCGACCGTCGGGTCGGGGCCGACCCGAGCCGACTGGCACAGCTCTTCGAGAACCTCTTTCGGAACGCGGTCGAGCACGGTGGCCCCGAGGTGACGGTCCGGATCGGCGACCTCGACGGGGGGTTCTTCGTCGCCGACGACGGTCCCGGTGTCCCCGAGGCCGACCGCAAGCGCGTCTTCGAGGCGGGCTACTCCGACGCCGACGGGACCGGGTTCGGGCTGGCGATCGTCGAGAGGATCGTCGCCGCCCACGGCTGGGCGGTCAGCGTCGGCGTGTCCGAGACCGGCGGGGCGCGCTTCGAAATCACGGGGATCGACGAAGCCGTGACTGCGGACGGGGGCGCGGAGAGGGAGACCGACGCGGGCGCCGACGCGGAGGGGGGTTCGGACACGGAGCTGGATTCGAGCAGCGACGCGGGGGCGGACGACGACCCGAACGCCGGATCCACCCTGTGAGACGGCGTCCCGGCGCGGCCGAACCCGAGGCTTCTTTCGGGCGAGTCGCGTACCCGCGGCCATGACGGTATCCGTTCGCGAGGCGACGGCGGCGGACGTCGAGGCGATCCGCGCGGTCGCGGAGGACGCGTGGTACGCCGCGTTGGGCGGCGCGCTCGACCCCGCCGAGATCGCGGGCGCGCTCGAGACGTACTACGACCCCGAGGTCGTGACCGCGGGGATCGAAAGCGACGCCATCGCCTTCTACGTCGCGTCGGTCGACGGCGCGGTCTGCGGCTTCACGAGCGCCGAGCGGACGTGGGCCGACGAAGTCGAACTCCACACGATCTACGTCCATCCCGACCGGTGGGGCGAGGGGATCGGTTCGGCGCTCCTCGATCGGGCCGAGACGTGGGCCAGAGGGGAGGGCGTCGACCGGGTCGCCTGCGGCGTCCTCGCCGGCAACGCCGTCGGGATCGGCTTCCTCGAGGCGGTCGGCTTCGAGCGGGGGCGGGCGACCGAGGCCGAGATCGTCGGGACGACGTACGAGGAGTACGAGTACGAGTACAATCTGCGGGCGGAGGCGGAGGCGTAGGCTGCCGTCTGCCGAAGGCATTAGCCGCCGCCGGACGAACGTATCGTATGCAGCTATTCTGGCACCGCCGAGATCCGAGAACACGCGACAACGCCGGGCTCGCGGCCGCCGCGCGGTCGGGGACGGTCGTTCCGGTGTTCGTGTACGACAGCGGCCTCCTGAAGACGATGGGGGCCAGACAGCGGGCGCTGTACCTCCGGCACGTCAAGGCGCTCGAAGGTCGCTACCGCGAACTCGACAGCGACCTCATCGTCCGGGCGGGCGACCCCGAGGAGGTCCTCGTCGACCTCGCGACGGAGTACGACGCCGACACCGTTTTTTATAATACGCACTACCGCGCGGCGCGGCGGAACCGACAGCGGGCCGTCGAGGACGCGCTCGCGGCCGCCGGCGTCGGGACCGACGCGCGGACGGACCTCGTGTTGGTCGGCCCCGAGAAATTAGAGCGGTCCTACCCGAACCACAGCCAGTTCCACGACGACTGGGAGGCGATGCCCAAGCGGGGACCGTACGCCGAACCCGACGCCGACGCCCTCGCGGCGGTCAGCGACGGGACGACCGTTCCGGAGCCCGAGGTCGACGTCGAGTTGCCCGCGGTCGGCTACCGCGGCGCCCGCGATCGCCTCGATACGTTCGTCGATCACGGGATCACCTCGTACAACGACACCCGGGACGACCTGCGGGCGGCTGTCGAGGAGCCGACCCACGCCGTCTCGCGGCTGTCGCCGTACCTCGCGACCGGGGCGATCGGGATCCGCGAGGTGTGGGCGACCGCCAGCGACGTCTACGACGCCGTCCACGGCGGGGAGCGCCGGAACGTCGACAAGTACAGATACGAGCTGTCCTGGCGCGAGCAGATGTATCACCTGCTGTACTACAACCCGGACCTCGCGGTGTCGAACTACACGTCGTTCCCGAACGAGATCGAGTGGCGCGACGACGACGCGGCCTTCGAGGCGTGGACCCGCGGCGAGACCGGCTACCCGCTCGTCGACGCCGGCATGCGGCAACTGAACCGGGAGGGGTACGTCCACAACCGCCCGCGGCA
The genomic region above belongs to Natronomonas moolapensis 8.8.11 and contains:
- a CDS encoding cryptochrome/photolyase family protein, with product MQLFWHRRDPRTRDNAGLAAAARSGTVVPVFVYDSGLLKTMGARQRALYLRHVKALEGRYRELDSDLIVRAGDPEEVLVDLATEYDADTVFYNTHYRAARRNRQRAVEDALAAAGVGTDARTDLVLVGPEKLERSYPNHSQFHDDWEAMPKRGPYAEPDADALAAVSDGTTVPEPEVDVELPAVGYRGARDRLDTFVDHGITSYNDTRDDLRAAVEEPTHAVSRLSPYLATGAIGIREVWATASDVYDAVHGGERRNVDKYRYELSWREQMYHLLYYNPDLAVSNYTSFPNEIEWRDDDAAFEAWTRGETGYPLVDAGMRQLNREGYVHNRPRQVVASFLTKHLLIDWRRGARYFTKQLLDHDYASNHGGWQWIASTGTDSVDVRIFDPVSQASKYDEGATYIREYVPELEGVPTETVIEWPTLSREERASLAPEYAHPIVDRNEGYERAQRVFERALGKR
- a CDS encoding NAD(P)/FAD-dependent oxidoreductase translates to MSEHVVILGGGTGGSVLANDLAERLEPELEADEVRVTMLNDGPDHVYKPVWLYVPFGLREPEDGRRPLADLVDDRVDVREARVTEIDTDAEALRCRDSHRPVEYDHLVIATGSTLAPGEVPGLEAGGHNYYSESGAEALRDALLSFESGHLVLSVVGSPHMCPAAPLEFAFMADDWFRTRGLREDVDITYTYPVGRTHGNPHIAEWATPLFEERGIGVETSFNAESVDPEAGTITSMEGTELEYDLLVSIPPHRGVDVVAETDLGERGWVDVDKHTLEAEAAEDVYALGDAATTGVPKAGSVAHYQAGVLAQRLASRIRGRPATATYDGKTLCFIETGMDAASFVEFDYETPPSPAPPSEKLHWSKLAYNESYWLTARGLL
- a CDS encoding GNAT family N-acetyltransferase is translated as MTVSVREATAADVEAIRAVAEDAWYAALGGALDPAEIAGALETYYDPEVVTAGIESDAIAFYVASVDGAVCGFTSAERTWADEVELHTIYVHPDRWGEGIGSALLDRAETWARGEGVDRVACGVLAGNAVGIGFLEAVGFERGRATEAEIVGTTYEEYEYEYNLRAEAEA
- a CDS encoding PAS domain S-box protein, with translation MTDASESIRVLHVDDEPGFAAVAADCLQRESGRLAVETAEGTDEGITHLRDHRVDCIVSDYDMPGEDGIEFLERVRGVDPDLPFVLFTGKGSEEIASDAISAGVTEYLQKETGTGQYAVLANRIENAVEQYRTKHEIEASQKRLSLFIEQSPLGVLEYNEDFEIVRLNERGEEILGYAEAELQGHTWQKLVTEDSHEDVAAIADELANAEGGYHSVDENVRKDGETIVCEWHNRVVTDDDGEVVAVFSQFQDVTDRRNREERLRRTTARLEALFENSPDGINVHDAEGTIVDVNPQLCEQTGYGESELVGMKVWDVDARADPEGATGVWAGMSVGDRHETETRYRRADGTTFPVEVHVRRLSIDGEERFVAISRDITERRQREAERERVETSRREIHRITASADVDADARIERLLDVGRDTLGVANAHVAEVDCDANRHEVTVASGSGLAEAGAERALSETFCAATVETEGVLDVSATELPDDSDHRSGLEQWGIGYYVGAKLVVDGELFGTVCFVDRDPHERSLTEDERALVELLAQCVSHVIERAADRRERDAILDRVTDAVVAVDDGWYVQYANERGWAFLRGAGDAGEEAGGGAEHGNGTGDEVRGVCLWEALPEAAGTGFRAACLDAMSEQRPASFRGYYPPRERWLDVRAYPSETGVSVYIRDETTERRREEQIVERQRTIREIYEAISDADTPFERTVEHLIDIGRRVVGTEYGSLSRVEGEEYIFEVVRGGNEDGHEDEDGNEDGHEDEDGNEDGHEDEDGNEDGHEDEDGNGDGHEDEDGNEDGDGGIEPGGVVDLGATNCERTVRNRRSVVLADIAADAPELTDRAGYTEWGVSCYIGTPVIVEDSVYGTFCFYDTERREEPFSEWEVAVVDLMGKWIGYELRRRRTETRLRRQNERLEEFASVVSHDLRNPLGVAAGNLELAREECNSDRLDAVGDAIDRMETLIENLLALAREGEAVSEREPVDLAAAARRHWKRVETADARLVVDVDRRVGADPSRLAQLFENLFRNAVEHGGPEVTVRIGDLDGGFFVADDGPGVPEADRKRVFEAGYSDADGTGFGLAIVERIVAAHGWAVSVGVSETGGARFEITGIDEAVTADGGAERETDAGADAEGGSDTELDSSSDAGADDDPNAGSTL
- a CDS encoding DUF1641 domain-containing protein; translation: MAENETAGDPADVEATDATADRETDATAALEAAIEENPEAVAEFVRRLDAVNELLDVLSLGEDALTDEMIREVAGTTATLAESADGLATEGTVGLAETVGENGAELEAALESVLELQRTGVLDELVELGGVASLLSSALDDEMVASLASTGSSLGEIADTAAEADARDGIETTLEGLAAAESEPPERVGPVGVVRAARDPEVQYGLGYVLAIARAIGRSRSTDDGPP